A region of Candidatus Omnitrophota bacterium DNA encodes the following proteins:
- a CDS encoding NIL domain-containing protein has product MKIKIQVELTFPADLKDEPVLYKMGRDFKVIPNVLEASFSTEMGWAIVTMEGEEAEVNRLFDYLRTRNVTITRR; this is encoded by the coding sequence ATGAAAATTAAAATTCAAGTGGAGCTGACTTTTCCCGCAGACCTTAAAGATGAACCCGTGCTTTACAAGATGGGCCGCGATTTTAAGGTTATTCCTAATGTCTTAGAGGCCTCTTTTTCGACCGAGATGGGCTGGGCCATAGTTACCATGGAGGGCGAAGAAGCCGAGGTCAACAGGTTATTTGATTACTTAAGGACAAGGAACGTAACTATAACCCGTAGATAA
- a CDS encoding iron-containing alcohol dehydrogenase: MLNFLCHIPTRVLFGRNQIEQLAEEVKRYSRRILVVTGRESVKKYGIYQRAAGILKKAGITYFDLSGIKPNPLLSRVYEGIELCRKENIDFVLAVGSGSVIDTAKTIAAGVKYKGDVWDFYLKKAKPRDCLGVGTVLTLAAAGSETSVNAVITNEKTQRKLAFGSFLIRPKFSILDPVYTFTVPRIHSAAGIVDIMSHVFEQYFSPTRSAGVQDRISEAILKTCIHYGPVVLKEPKNYEARANIMWAGSLALNGFLGLGKIEDWATHRIEHEVSAIYDLTHGIGLAIIFPNWMKYVLNEEAVPMFSDYGNNVWGLGRNKNPLEISKQAILKTKGFFAGLGAAVSLKEAGINEERLEEMSKKAVSFGELGEVKKLNDRDVLNILKMSL; encoded by the coding sequence ATGCTTAATTTTCTCTGTCATATTCCGACCAGGGTTTTATTCGGCAGGAATCAGATTGAGCAACTGGCCGAAGAAGTCAAAAGGTATTCCCGGCGTATCCTGGTCGTTACCGGCCGGGAAAGCGTTAAGAAATACGGGATCTATCAGCGGGCGGCAGGAATTTTAAAAAAAGCGGGAATTACCTATTTTGACTTGAGCGGAATCAAGCCGAATCCGCTTCTAAGCAGGGTCTATGAAGGAATTGAGCTTTGCCGCAAGGAAAATATAGACTTTGTCCTGGCTGTCGGCTCAGGCAGCGTGATCGATACTGCTAAGACTATTGCTGCCGGAGTAAAGTATAAAGGCGATGTCTGGGACTTTTACCTTAAAAAGGCAAAACCCCGGGATTGTCTGGGCGTGGGAACAGTGCTTACCCTGGCTGCTGCCGGGTCAGAAACGAGCGTAAACGCAGTTATTACCAATGAAAAAACCCAGCGCAAACTTGCCTTTGGTTCTTTTTTGATCAGGCCGAAGTTTTCCATACTTGACCCCGTTTATACCTTTACGGTTCCGAGGATACACTCAGCTGCCGGGATAGTTGATATTATGTCCCATGTCTTTGAGCAATATTTTAGCCCCACCCGGAGTGCCGGGGTGCAGGACAGGATTTCAGAAGCAATTCTAAAGACATGTATCCATTACGGCCCGGTTGTATTGAAAGAGCCGAAAAATTACGAAGCGCGGGCAAATATTATGTGGGCAGGATCACTTGCCTTAAATGGTTTTCTCGGCCTGGGTAAGATCGAAGACTGGGCAACCCACAGGATTGAACATGAGGTGAGCGCTATTTATGATTTGACTCACGGTATAGGCCTGGCGATTATTTTCCCCAACTGGATGAAATATGTTTTAAATGAAGAGGCCGTCCCGATGTTTTCAGATTATGGGAATAATGTCTGGGGGTTAGGCAGAAATAAAAATCCTCTTGAGATCTCAAAGCAGGCTATTTTAAAAACAAAAGGTTTTTTTGCCGGGCTGGGTGCTGCGGTCAGCTTGAAAGAAGCGGGGATAAACGAAGAAAGGCTGGAAGAGATGTCTAAAAAGGCAGTGAGCTTCGGCGAGCTGGGAGAAGTTAAGAAACTAAATGACAGGGATGTCTTGAATATTTTAAAGATGTCACTTTAA
- a CDS encoding ACT domain-containing protein produces MIDRIKQLTVVTEDKAGMLSEVVNLIAAQNVNINAIDAYGMQGKARFHIITEDNQKASSALQAKGWEVKEEEVVAIDLENKPGVLAGIAAKLRESDVNLLYCYGSAGGRGIFARFVMKAEDNDKAVEVLG; encoded by the coding sequence ATGATCGATCGAATCAAACAGTTAACAGTAGTTACCGAGGATAAGGCGGGTATGCTTTCAGAGGTGGTCAACCTGATCGCAGCGCAAAACGTGAACATCAATGCTATTGATGCCTACGGCATGCAGGGAAAAGCAAGATTCCACATTATTACCGAAGATAATCAAAAGGCCTCGTCCGCGCTGCAGGCTAAAGGCTGGGAAGTAAAAGAAGAAGAGGTCGTAGCAATCGATCTGGAGAATAAACCCGGCGTGCTGGCCGGAATAGCGGCAAAACTTAGGGAAAGCGATGTAAACCTGCTTTATTGCTATGGCAGCGCAGGCGGCCGCGGGATCTTTGCCCGTTTTGTGATGAAGGCCGAAGATAATGATAAGGCTGTGGAGGTTTTGGGTTAA